Proteins from one Telopea speciosissima isolate NSW1024214 ecotype Mountain lineage chromosome 1, Tspe_v1, whole genome shotgun sequence genomic window:
- the LOC122668759 gene encoding trihelix transcription factor DF1-like isoform X1, with translation MVGVSDSSGNSSGATASGNHEGDSGVVGSIAVVSDAGGGIGVGGEDEKLRGEEGDRNLTGNRWPRQETLALLKIRSDMDVAFRDSTLKGPLWEEISRKLAELGYHRSAKKCKEKFENVYKYHKRTKEGRAARPDGKSYRFFDQLQALDHNHPSLLPPLSSPKPLQSQSPAEPLPMPVTATPSPAAAPPPPLQPMPITATPAASPPPMPITAIPSAAPPPPRPITATPAAAASLPPNVVSREIVPASVPTTTTTTAANPMPNSSSPVTSSSSSEDELGGSRSRSRKRKKLTAFFEKLMNEVIEKQEMLQKKFLEAIEKRERERVAREEAWKVQEMARMNREHEMIMQERSIAAAKDAAVIAFLQKISEQASPVQSSELLLQLHENQKQNPNPIPNSISNPNPNPNPNPSQQQPARPAQPPSNQAQPSAEKMLVEISRPQPDNAADSFVATPIGGGGGGGGASSRWPKPEVQALIRLRTSMDVKYQENGPKGPLWEEISASMKKLGYNRNAKRCKEKWENINKYFKKVKESNKKRPEESKTCPYFHQLDALYKEKNQNQIQQVQQKMDSSSSNNNAALGMGMSMGMVMGAYGVKPENMVMPLRQEPLRPHSDVESENNMDMEMEANQEQEDGDDEDDDDDDDDEGGDYEIVANNSSSMAIVE, from the exons ATGGTGGGGGTTTCAGATTCGTCGGGGAATTCAAGTGGTGCTACTGCTTCTGGGAACCACGAAGGTGATTCGGGTGTTGTTGGGTCAATTGCAGTTGTgagtgatgctggtggtggaaTTGGAGTTGGAGGAGAAGATGAGAAGCTAAGAGGTGAAGAAGGTGACCGGAATTTGACCGGAAATCGTTGGCCTAGGCAAGAAACGCTGGCTCTTTTAAAGATACGGTCTGATATGGACGTTGCTTTTCGTGACTCCACTCTCAAAGGTCCACTATGGGAAGAGATTTCTAG GAAACTTGCAGAGTTGGGATATCATCGAAGCGCTAAGAAGTGCAAGGAGAAGTTCGAGAACGTGTACAAGTACCACAAACGCACCAAAGAAGGACGAGCTGCAAGACCAGACGGCAAGAGCTACCGCTTCTTCGATCAGCTCCAAGCTCTCGACCACAATCACCCTTCCTTACTCCCTCCGCTCTCGTCACCAAAACCACTCCAATCTCAATCTCCGGCAGAGCCGCTGCCAATGCCGGTCACGGCCACTCCTTCACCagcagcagcaccaccaccaccactacaacCAATGCCGATAACAGCCACTCCAGCAGCTTCACCACCACCAATGCCAATCACGGCTATTCCTtcagcagcaccaccaccaccaaggCCGATCACGGCCAccccagcagcagcagcatcacTACCACCGAATGTGGTGTCTCGAGAGATTGTCCCAGCCTCCGttcctactactactactactactgcgGCAAATCCTATGCCGAATTCATCATCTCCGGTAACTTCCTCGTCCTCCTCCGAGGATGAATTAGGTGGGAGCCGCTCGCGGAGTAGGAAACGGAAGAAACTAACGGCTTTCTTCGAGAAACTAATGAACGAGGTAATCGAGAAGCAAGAGATGCTACAGAAGAAGTTCCTGGAGGCCATAGAGAAACGCGAACGCGAGAGGGTGGCTAGAGAAGAAGCCTGGAAGGTTCAGGAAATGGCGAGGATGAACCGAGAGCACGAAATGATAATGCAAGAACGTTCCATTGCCGCTGCGAAGGACGCAGCAGTGATCGCATTCTTGCAGAAGATATCGGAACAGGCGAGCCCAGTGCAGTCCTCGGAGTTGCTATTGCAATTGCATGAAAACCAAAagcaaaacccaaacccaattccaaattcaatttcaaatccaaatccaaatccaaatccaaatccatcGCAGCAGCAGCCAGCTCGTCCAGCACAGCCACCATCAAACCAAGCGCAACCATCGGCGGAGAAGATGTTGGTGGAGATCTCTCGGCCGCAGCCGGATAATGCGGCCGACAGCTTTGTCGCAACCCCGATTGGTGGCGGAGGTGGAGGCGGTGGGGCGTCGTCGCGATGGCCGAAACCGGAGGTTCAGGCTCTGATTAGGCTGAGAACCAGTATGGATGTGAAGTACCAGGAAAATGGGCCCAAAGGACCACTATGGGAGGAGATCTCAGCTTCCATGAAAAAGCTTGGATACAACAGGAACGCGAAGAGATGCAAAGAGAAGTGGGAGAACATAAACAAGTACTTCAAGAAGGTGAAAGAGAGCAACAAGAAGAGGCCAGAGGAATCCAAGACCTGTCCCTACTTCCACCAACTCGATGCGCTCTACAAGGagaagaatcagaatcagatacAGCAGGTGCaacagaagatggacagcagcagcagcaacaacaacgcCGCATtgggtatgggtatgagtatgGGAATGGTTATGGGTGCTTACGGAGTGAAGCCAGAGAACATGGTAATGCCGCTCAGGCAAGAACCTCTACGGCCACATTCAGATGTGGAGAGCGAGAACAACATGGACATGGAGATGGAAGCCAACCAAGAACAAGAAGACGGAGACGATGaagatgatgacgatgatgatgatgatgaaggcgGAGATTACGAGATTGTGGccaacaattcttcttccatggccATCGTCGAGTGA
- the LOC122668759 gene encoding trihelix transcription factor DF1-like isoform X2, with product MVGVSDSSGNSSGATASGNHEGDSGVVGSIAVVSDAGGGIGVGGEDEKLRGEEGDRNLTGNRWPRQETLALLKIRSDMDVAFRDSTLKGPLWEEISRKLAELGYHRSAKKCKEKFENVYKYHKRTKEGRAARPDGKSYRFFDQLQALDHNHPSLLPPLSSPKPLQSQSPAEPLPMPVTATPSPAAAPPPPLQPMPITATPAASPPPMPITAIPSAAPPPPRPITATPAAAASLPPNVVSREIVPASVPTTTTTTAANPMPNSSSPVTSSSSSEDELGGSRSRSRKRKKLTAFFEKLMNEVIEKQEMLQKKFLEAIEKRERERVAREEAWKVQEMARMNREHEMIMQERSIAAAKDAAVIAFLQKISEQASPVQSSELLLQLHENQKQNPNPIPNSISNPNPNPNPNPSQQQPARPAQPPSNQAQPSAEKMLVEISRPQPDNAADSFVATPIGGGGGGGGASSRWPKPEVQALIRLRTSMDVKYQENGPKGPLWEEISASMKKLGYNRNAKRCKEKWENINKYFKKVKESNKKRPEESKTCPYFHQLDALYKEKNQTPHWVWV from the exons ATGGTGGGGGTTTCAGATTCGTCGGGGAATTCAAGTGGTGCTACTGCTTCTGGGAACCACGAAGGTGATTCGGGTGTTGTTGGGTCAATTGCAGTTGTgagtgatgctggtggtggaaTTGGAGTTGGAGGAGAAGATGAGAAGCTAAGAGGTGAAGAAGGTGACCGGAATTTGACCGGAAATCGTTGGCCTAGGCAAGAAACGCTGGCTCTTTTAAAGATACGGTCTGATATGGACGTTGCTTTTCGTGACTCCACTCTCAAAGGTCCACTATGGGAAGAGATTTCTAG GAAACTTGCAGAGTTGGGATATCATCGAAGCGCTAAGAAGTGCAAGGAGAAGTTCGAGAACGTGTACAAGTACCACAAACGCACCAAAGAAGGACGAGCTGCAAGACCAGACGGCAAGAGCTACCGCTTCTTCGATCAGCTCCAAGCTCTCGACCACAATCACCCTTCCTTACTCCCTCCGCTCTCGTCACCAAAACCACTCCAATCTCAATCTCCGGCAGAGCCGCTGCCAATGCCGGTCACGGCCACTCCTTCACCagcagcagcaccaccaccaccactacaacCAATGCCGATAACAGCCACTCCAGCAGCTTCACCACCACCAATGCCAATCACGGCTATTCCTtcagcagcaccaccaccaccaaggCCGATCACGGCCAccccagcagcagcagcatcacTACCACCGAATGTGGTGTCTCGAGAGATTGTCCCAGCCTCCGttcctactactactactactactgcgGCAAATCCTATGCCGAATTCATCATCTCCGGTAACTTCCTCGTCCTCCTCCGAGGATGAATTAGGTGGGAGCCGCTCGCGGAGTAGGAAACGGAAGAAACTAACGGCTTTCTTCGAGAAACTAATGAACGAGGTAATCGAGAAGCAAGAGATGCTACAGAAGAAGTTCCTGGAGGCCATAGAGAAACGCGAACGCGAGAGGGTGGCTAGAGAAGAAGCCTGGAAGGTTCAGGAAATGGCGAGGATGAACCGAGAGCACGAAATGATAATGCAAGAACGTTCCATTGCCGCTGCGAAGGACGCAGCAGTGATCGCATTCTTGCAGAAGATATCGGAACAGGCGAGCCCAGTGCAGTCCTCGGAGTTGCTATTGCAATTGCATGAAAACCAAAagcaaaacccaaacccaattccaaattcaatttcaaatccaaatccaaatccaaatccaaatccatcGCAGCAGCAGCCAGCTCGTCCAGCACAGCCACCATCAAACCAAGCGCAACCATCGGCGGAGAAGATGTTGGTGGAGATCTCTCGGCCGCAGCCGGATAATGCGGCCGACAGCTTTGTCGCAACCCCGATTGGTGGCGGAGGTGGAGGCGGTGGGGCGTCGTCGCGATGGCCGAAACCGGAGGTTCAGGCTCTGATTAGGCTGAGAACCAGTATGGATGTGAAGTACCAGGAAAATGGGCCCAAAGGACCACTATGGGAGGAGATCTCAGCTTCCATGAAAAAGCTTGGATACAACAGGAACGCGAAGAGATGCAAAGAGAAGTGGGAGAACATAAACAAGTACTTCAAGAAGGTGAAAGAGAGCAACAAGAAGAGGCCAGAGGAATCCAAGACCTGTCCCTACTTCCACCAACTCGATGCGCTCTACAAGGagaagaatcaga cgcCGCATtgggtatgggtatga
- the LOC122641822 gene encoding myelin transcription factor 1, with translation MGGCATKPKVLKGDDDFAPEPAPAKEPETAPVTTKEGYEAKEGVNGEEAKGITTHEEGDKIEVGIEEKVGEEKPRSLSNLFEESEQEKESSGNGDETINNEENPNIETTATSPRSTAELKSSRVIDTASEEKPVTTAADVQTGKTDKTDEIEQEEKETSRNIGETNQTVVLPLDPVLKHEENPKIGMITTTTAPPPPAADELESTPVFVDAASEEQSLTAADQRGKQENYQKEKRKEEESVSNAKDVKMMDKAENDDQIQEKTVLTAASATVGVAESPATKDFK, from the exons ATGGGGGGCTGTGCGACTAAGCCTAAGGTCTTGAAGGGAGACGACGATTTCGCACCTGAACCGGCACCGGCAAAGGAACCGGAAACTGCACCGGTGACCACCAAGGAGGGCTATGAAGCGAAGGAGGGTGTCAATGGGGAAGAAGCAAAGGGGATCACCACCCATGAAGAAGGTGACAAGATCGAAGTAGGGATTGAGGAGAAGGTCGGGGAAGAAAAGCCACGCTCTCTAAGCAACTTGTTCGAGGAG AGTGAACAAGAGAAAGAATCATCAGGAAATGGTGATGAAACAATTAACAATGAAGAAAATCCCAATATTGAGACCACCGCCACGTCCCCCCGATCCACGGCTGAGTTGAAATCCTCCCGAGTCATTGACACTGCTTCGGAGGAAAAACCAGTCACCACCGCAGCTGACGTTCAAACAGGAAAAACTGACAAAACTGACGAG ATTgaacaagaagagaaagaaacatcaaGGAATATTGGTGAAACAAATCAAACAGTAGTCCTTCCATTGGATCCAGTACTGAAACatgaagaaaatcccaagatCGGGAtgatcaccaccaccacagctcctcctcctcctgcggCCGATGAATTGGAATCCACCCCCGTCTTTGTCGACGCTGCTTCTGAAGAACAATCATTGACAGCCGCAGATCAGAGGGGAAAGCAAGAGAATtatcaaaaggaaaagagaaaggaagaggagagcgTATCTAATGCCAAGGATGTTAAAATGATGGATAAGGCCGAAAACGATGATCAAATACAAGAAAAAACTGTTTTGACGGCGGCTTCTGCAACCGTCGGGGTTGCTGAAAGCCCAGCAACTAAAGATTTTAAGTAA